In Mucilaginibacter celer, one DNA window encodes the following:
- a CDS encoding ABC transporter permease, with protein MIGNYIKTTVRGLMKNRAYSFLNIVGLAIGVACASMIFLWVQDELTFNHNFVKRDNLYTVFENQTYDGKTSTFRATPGPMAEALRAEIPGIKNAARTAGSDKAVFALGDKVINEDGSYADPQIFSMLKLPFVQGDENNAFRELHSVVISTTMAKKFFGDANPIGKTLKMNNEREFTVTGVFADLPKNSTFQTQWLAPLKNIDHMQPWMQNWGANWARTYVELEPSADINAVNKKLEHYIGSKKEGNNTVSFLFAMNDWNLRDKFTDGKMDGGRIEYVRLFSAIAFIILIIACINFMNLSTARSEKRAKEVGVRKVMGAGKGKLVAQFIGEAVIMAFIAVIVAVLLVYAALPTFNNMVQKELDIDLLQPLHLFYLLSIGLVTGLLAGSYPAFYLSSFNPISVLKNIKLPSATGAGFIRQSLVVIQFSVSIILIIGTVIIYQQIQHVKSRKMGYDKDNLVYVDTKGKITDHFAAVNAELKQTGVVADASLSEYDVLQIWSNTDNYTWDGKDPSKNPLITIENVSPQFVSTMNMKLLAGRDFYANAKPDSNNVIINEAFAKQMGKAGHVGGIIRDGGGARFQVAGIIKDFLYNDMYVSGAPLMLFSHPQNNNVLTIRFKQGVNLTDALAKAEAVYKRANPGYPFDYKFVDADFDQLFKTENLTGKLAGVFASLAIMISCLGLFGLAAYTAERRIKEIGIRKVLGASVAGLTGLLSRDFLKLAAISCLIAFPVAWYAANNWLQNYQYRVTVHWWVFAAAGIAAIVIALATVSFQAVKAALSNPVKSLRSE; from the coding sequence ATGATAGGAAATTACATAAAAACCACCGTAAGGGGCCTGATGAAAAACCGGGCTTACAGCTTTTTAAATATCGTCGGGCTGGCTATCGGCGTGGCTTGCGCTTCGATGATATTTTTGTGGGTGCAGGATGAGCTTACCTTCAATCACAACTTTGTGAAGCGGGATAACCTGTACACGGTGTTTGAAAATCAAACCTATGATGGTAAAACCTCAACCTTTAGGGCCACGCCCGGGCCTATGGCCGAGGCTTTGCGTGCCGAAATTCCGGGTATTAAAAATGCGGCGCGCACCGCGGGTTCGGATAAGGCTGTGTTTGCTTTGGGTGATAAGGTGATTAACGAAGATGGTTCATACGCCGATCCGCAAATTTTTTCAATGCTGAAACTGCCTTTTGTGCAGGGCGATGAAAATAATGCTTTTCGCGAGTTGCATTCGGTAGTGATCAGTACTACCATGGCTAAAAAGTTTTTTGGTGATGCCAACCCCATCGGCAAAACTTTAAAAATGAATAATGAGCGGGAGTTTACTGTAACAGGTGTATTTGCCGATCTGCCTAAAAACTCAACTTTTCAAACCCAATGGTTAGCCCCATTAAAAAATATCGACCACATGCAGCCGTGGATGCAGAACTGGGGGGCCAACTGGGCGCGTACTTATGTAGAGTTGGAACCATCGGCAGATATTAACGCGGTAAATAAAAAACTGGAGCATTACATCGGCTCTAAAAAAGAAGGCAACAATACCGTGTCCTTCCTTTTTGCCATGAACGATTGGAACCTGCGCGATAAATTTACGGATGGCAAAATGGATGGCGGCCGGATTGAGTATGTGCGCCTGTTTTCGGCGATCGCATTTATCATCCTTATCATTGCCTGCATCAATTTCATGAACCTGTCTACCGCCCGGTCTGAGAAACGGGCCAAAGAAGTTGGCGTGCGTAAGGTGATGGGTGCCGGCAAAGGCAAGCTGGTAGCACAGTTTATAGGCGAGGCTGTGATTATGGCATTTATAGCTGTAATTGTAGCTGTACTTTTGGTGTACGCCGCCTTGCCAACCTTCAATAATATGGTACAGAAGGAGTTGGATATCGATCTGCTGCAACCTTTGCACTTATTTTATTTACTGTCGATAGGTTTGGTTACCGGTTTGTTGGCCGGGAGTTACCCGGCATTTTACCTGTCGTCGTTTAACCCGATATCGGTATTGAAAAATATCAAATTGCCATCGGCAACCGGCGCCGGCTTTATCAGGCAAAGTTTGGTGGTGATCCAGTTCTCCGTGTCTATCATCCTTATTATCGGTACTGTAATTATCTACCAGCAAATTCAGCATGTAAAAAGCCGTAAAATGGGTTATGACAAGGATAATCTTGTTTATGTTGATACCAAAGGCAAAATAACCGATCATTTCGCTGCTGTAAATGCCGAACTGAAACAAACCGGTGTTGTGGCCGATGCCTCATTAAGCGAATACGATGTATTGCAAATTTGGAGCAATACCGATAACTATACATGGGATGGCAAAGATCCATCCAAAAACCCATTGATCACTATTGAAAATGTGAGCCCGCAGTTTGTATCAACCATGAATATGAAACTGCTTGCCGGTCGTGATTTTTATGCAAACGCCAAACCGGATAGTAACAACGTAATAATTAACGAAGCTTTTGCCAAGCAAATGGGTAAAGCCGGTCATGTAGGCGGCATTATCAGGGATGGCGGCGGTGCCAGGTTCCAGGTAGCCGGCATTATTAAAGATTTCCTGTACAACGATATGTATGTTTCGGGCGCACCGCTCATGCTGTTTAGCCATCCCCAAAACAACAACGTATTAACCATCCGCTTTAAACAGGGCGTTAATTTAACAGATGCGCTGGCTAAAGCTGAAGCCGTTTATAAACGCGCCAACCCGGGCTACCCCTTCGATTATAAGTTTGTAGATGCCGATTTCGATCAGCTGTTTAAAACCGAAAACCTAACCGGCAAACTGGCAGGTGTATTCGCTTCGTTGGCCATTATGATATCATGCCTCGGCCTGTTTGGCCTGGCTGCGTATACCGCCGAACGCCGGATCAAGGAAATCGGGATTCGCAAGGTGCTTGGTGCATCGGTAGCCGGTTTAACAGGATTGCTATCGCGCGATTTTTTAAAGCTGGCGGCAATTTCGTGCCTCATCGCTTTCCCGGTGGCCTGGTATGCAGCCAATAACTGGCTGCAAAATTACCAGTATCGTGTTACGGTACATTGGTGGGTATTTGCAGCCGCGGGGATTGCCGCAATTGTAATAGCATTGGCAACGGTAAGCTTCCAGGCTGTAAAAGCAGCGCTGAGTAACCCGGTTAAAAGCCTTAGAAGTGAATAG
- a CDS encoding ABC transporter permease → MIKNYLKIAWRNILNNKVYSAINILGLAAGMAVALMIGLWVVNEYSYDRFLPNYEQLYQVEQHFTTQHDGEHTQAAVSLPLAEVLRKEIPGIKRVAETDWVGMQWHDLLVGDKKFYVAGGAANPDFLQIFKYPFVKGNAKDVFTQPNSIILNESTAKALFGDADPINKVVRYDNHESLKVTGVIKDIPKNATIQFSFLTPFSFKEATEDWMKGARTMWINNSFNMFLELQPGVTMEQIAPKIKNIVYNHSEQMRPAKPEVIIHPLKKWHLYNDFKNGKAVGGFIDYVRMFSVIGILVLLIACINFMNLSTARSEKRAREVGVRKAIGSQRSDLIAQFLAESVLITFIAFILSVVLVQLAVPSFNEIVGSAISIPYSNVWFWVLMIAYVLFAGLLAGSRPAFYLSSFNPVQVLKGTIKVGKAASLPRKILVVAQFSCSVALIISTVIVYQQIQHAKNRPTGYSAERLVVTDMSGDLERNYSALRNDLIAGGMVESVASASSPVTDIYSHAGVDNWPGKNAGEMGINVGAISVSPSYFKTLGITLKEGRDFADTWATDSASVIINEAAAKRMGLKNPLNQEINYSFLGKVKIIGVVKDALMESPFTPVRPTIFNHGRGGNNIMYRLAPNVNTQDALKKIGKIFDTYNPAYPFIYKFIDEEYNRKFSLEALVGKLAGVFAGLAIFISCLGLFGLAAYVAEQRTKEIGIRKVLGASIAQVWLLLSKEFILLVMLSCVIATPVAFYFLKGWLQKYEYRITIGPGVFVLSAVAAIVITLVTISFQAIKAALTNPVKSLRSE, encoded by the coding sequence ATGATAAAGAATTACCTGAAAATCGCCTGGCGCAATATCCTTAACAATAAGGTTTACAGCGCTATTAATATTCTGGGGCTTGCCGCGGGGATGGCGGTGGCGCTGATGATTGGGCTTTGGGTTGTCAACGAGTACTCGTACGACAGATTTTTGCCCAATTATGAGCAACTATACCAGGTTGAACAACATTTTACTACCCAGCACGATGGTGAACATACCCAGGCGGCTGTTTCACTGCCGCTGGCCGAGGTGCTCCGTAAGGAAATTCCCGGTATTAAACGTGTTGCCGAAACCGATTGGGTAGGCATGCAATGGCACGATTTGCTGGTGGGCGATAAAAAGTTTTACGTTGCAGGCGGCGCCGCAAATCCCGATTTTTTGCAGATTTTTAAATATCCTTTCGTAAAAGGTAATGCCAAAGATGTATTTACCCAGCCAAATTCTATCATCCTGAATGAATCGACCGCTAAGGCACTGTTTGGCGATGCTGATCCTATCAATAAAGTGGTTCGTTATGATAACCATGAAAGCCTTAAGGTAACCGGTGTTATTAAGGATATTCCTAAAAATGCTACCATACAATTCAGCTTTTTAACGCCATTTAGCTTTAAAGAAGCCACCGAAGACTGGATGAAAGGTGCCCGCACCATGTGGATCAATAACTCGTTCAACATGTTTTTGGAGCTGCAACCCGGTGTAACTATGGAGCAGATAGCGCCAAAAATTAAAAACATCGTATATAACCACAGCGAACAAATGCGCCCGGCTAAGCCCGAAGTGATTATTCATCCGCTAAAAAAATGGCACCTGTATAATGATTTTAAAAACGGTAAAGCCGTTGGCGGTTTTATTGATTATGTGCGGATGTTTAGCGTGATAGGCATTTTGGTGCTGTTGATTGCCTGTATCAATTTCATGAACCTGTCTACCGCACGCTCAGAAAAGCGTGCACGCGAAGTTGGGGTACGCAAAGCCATAGGTTCGCAACGGAGCGATTTGATTGCCCAGTTCCTGGCCGAATCGGTATTGATCACTTTTATCGCATTTATTTTATCGGTGGTTTTGGTGCAGTTGGCGGTACCATCGTTTAATGAGATAGTTGGCAGCGCCATCAGCATACCTTACAGCAATGTTTGGTTTTGGGTGTTGATGATAGCCTACGTTTTATTTGCCGGTTTACTGGCAGGCAGCAGGCCGGCATTTTATCTTTCTTCATTTAATCCGGTGCAGGTTTTAAAGGGAACTATCAAAGTGGGTAAAGCAGCCTCACTGCCACGCAAAATTTTGGTAGTGGCGCAGTTTAGCTGTTCGGTAGCGTTAATTATAAGCACCGTTATCGTTTACCAGCAAATTCAACACGCCAAAAACCGCCCTACAGGTTATAGTGCCGAGCGATTGGTAGTTACTGATATGAGCGGCGATCTTGAACGTAATTACAGCGCCTTACGAAACGATTTGATTGCCGGAGGAATGGTTGAAAGCGTAGCTTCGGCATCGAGTCCTGTTACCGATATTTATAGTCATGCCGGCGTGGATAACTGGCCGGGTAAAAATGCCGGCGAAATGGGGATAAACGTAGGTGCCATCTCCGTATCGCCAAGTTACTTTAAAACATTGGGTATTACCCTGAAGGAGGGACGTGATTTTGCCGATACCTGGGCTACCGATAGTGCAAGCGTAATAATTAACGAAGCCGCGGCTAAACGTATGGGTCTGAAAAATCCGCTCAATCAGGAAATAAACTACAGCTTTTTAGGCAAAGTAAAAATAATAGGCGTTGTAAAAGATGCCTTGATGGAATCGCCTTTTACGCCGGTTAGGCCTACCATATTTAACCATGGCAGGGGCGGCAACAATATTATGTACCGCCTTGCGCCCAATGTAAATACACAGGATGCCCTTAAAAAAATAGGAAAGATCTTTGATACGTATAACCCGGCTTATCCTTTCATTTATAAGTTTATTGATGAAGAATACAACCGCAAATTCAGCCTTGAAGCATTGGTTGGTAAACTGGCCGGGGTATTTGCCGGGCTGGCTATTTTTATCTCCTGCCTTGGCCTGTTTGGCCTGGCAGCTTACGTAGCCGAGCAGCGCACCAAAGAGATCGGGATCCGCAAAGTATTGGGTGCCTCAATTGCGCAGGTGTGGCTGCTGTTATCAAAAGAGTTTATTTTACTGGTAATGTTAAGCTGTGTAATAGCAACGCCGGTAGCCTTTTACTTTTTGAAGGGTTGGCTGCAGAAATATGAATATCGTATTACTATTGGTCCGGGAGTGTTTGTGCTTTCGGCCGTAGCAGCGATAGTTATTACGCTGGTTACTATCAGTTTCCAGGCGATAAAGGCGGCGTTGACAAACCCGGTGAAGAGTTTGCGTTCGGAATAA
- a CDS encoding ABC transporter permease: protein MIKNYIKIAWRNLVRNKAYASISVIGLALGMACGILIFTLITYHLSFDTFHQNKDRIYRFYTEFHDEDVSRVGAVPQPLAKGYRTDLAYSEKTARVIDFNQTLITITKGNDVKKFGEDNGVSFAEPDYFSILNFPLLKGDSKTILAHPNEAVITEKIAHKYFGNDNPIGKVFRLDNKVNFTVTGVLKNLPNNTDRRSEIYVSYSSMDEYGGKDRENNWGGVYSGSQAYTLLKKGITREQAEKGMLQLVKKNYTGRDLQVWRFKLQPIAEMHFDRELGGYADKKYLWALFFIGLFLIITACVNFVNLATAQALNRSKEVGVRKVLGSLPVQLFWQFIAETAIISFIAVGVALGLAELALNPLNNLFHSQMAFNWPQLTLFIVLIAIAVVFLSGSYPGLVLARFQPIQALKSKLTQRDVGGFSLRRVLVVTQFTISQVLIIGTIIVVSQLHYSQNADLGFNKKAIVVLPLPQNDNMKMSTMRNRFNEIKGVENVTYCYNPPASRSNSNTGIQFNNRPEDEHWSINTKQADENYLSTFGLKLVAGRNYFKGDSVKEFLVNETFVKKLSMKPQDVIGKTMAVNGRSYKGTIVGVVKDFYNYSFHTEIAPICIMPNYQGYYSIAVKMDMRNSKETLAALDKIWNQTFPEELYSYQFLDDSIARFYEMDNILLNLIEAFAGIAIIIGCLGLYGLVSFMAVRKTKEIGVRKVLGANISSILWLFGKEFSILLLIAFVIAAPLAWWAMHNYLKDFQYRISIGPEIFVMSILSTFVIAWITVGYRATAAALANPVKSLRSE from the coding sequence ATGATAAAAAATTATATAAAAATTGCCTGGCGAAATTTGGTTCGTAACAAGGCTTATGCAAGTATCAGTGTTATTGGTTTAGCCTTGGGGATGGCCTGCGGGATATTGATCTTCACGCTGATTACCTATCACCTTAGCTTTGATACCTTTCACCAAAATAAAGACAGGATCTACCGTTTTTATACCGAGTTTCATGACGAGGATGTAAGCCGGGTAGGGGCCGTACCTCAGCCACTGGCCAAAGGCTATCGTACTGATTTAGCCTATAGTGAAAAAACTGCGCGGGTAATTGATTTTAACCAAACGCTGATCACTATAACCAAAGGGAATGATGTTAAAAAATTTGGCGAAGATAACGGTGTTTCTTTTGCAGAGCCGGATTACTTCAGCATTCTTAATTTTCCATTGCTGAAAGGCGACAGCAAAACTATACTGGCTCATCCCAATGAGGCTGTTATCACCGAGAAAATTGCCCATAAATATTTCGGTAATGATAACCCGATAGGCAAAGTTTTCCGCCTGGATAACAAGGTGAATTTTACGGTTACCGGTGTGCTTAAAAATCTGCCAAATAATACAGACCGCCGTTCTGAGATCTATGTATCCTACAGCAGTATGGACGAGTATGGCGGTAAGGACCGTGAAAATAACTGGGGTGGTGTATACAGCGGCTCCCAGGCTTATACTTTACTAAAAAAGGGTATCACAAGAGAACAAGCCGAAAAAGGCATGCTGCAACTGGTGAAGAAAAACTACACCGGCCGCGATTTGCAGGTATGGCGTTTTAAACTGCAGCCCATCGCCGAGATGCACTTCGACAGGGAATTAGGGGGCTATGCTGATAAAAAATATCTGTGGGCACTGTTTTTCATCGGCCTGTTTCTGATTATCACCGCTTGTGTAAACTTTGTAAACCTGGCCACCGCGCAGGCCCTCAACCGCTCAAAAGAGGTTGGCGTGCGTAAAGTGCTGGGGAGTTTGCCGGTACAACTATTCTGGCAGTTTATTGCCGAAACGGCTATAATCAGCTTCATAGCAGTAGGTGTGGCCCTTGGTTTGGCCGAGTTGGCGCTCAACCCATTAAACAATCTGTTCCATTCGCAAATGGCATTTAACTGGCCGCAGTTAACGCTGTTTATTGTGCTGATAGCTATAGCTGTTGTGTTTTTATCAGGATCGTATCCCGGTTTGGTACTGGCAAGGTTTCAACCTATCCAGGCTTTAAAAAGTAAACTGACCCAAAGGGATGTTGGCGGGTTTTCGTTACGCAGGGTGTTGGTGGTTACTCAGTTCACCATATCGCAGGTGCTGATTATCGGTACCATCATCGTGGTATCGCAGCTGCACTATTCGCAAAACGCCGATCTGGGCTTTAACAAAAAGGCGATAGTGGTGTTACCGCTGCCACAAAACGATAACATGAAGATGAGCACCATGCGTAACCGATTCAATGAGATTAAAGGCGTGGAAAATGTTACCTATTGCTATAATCCGCCTGCATCGCGTTCAAACAGCAACACCGGCATCCAGTTCAATAACCGCCCTGAAGATGAGCATTGGAGCATTAACACTAAACAGGCCGACGAAAATTACCTCTCCACGTTCGGTTTAAAACTGGTTGCGGGCAGAAATTATTTCAAAGGCGATTCGGTAAAAGAATTTCTGGTGAACGAAACTTTTGTTAAAAAGCTAAGCATGAAGCCGCAGGACGTGATCGGTAAAACAATGGCTGTTAACGGCCGGTCATACAAAGGAACGATTGTTGGCGTTGTGAAAGATTTTTATAATTACTCTTTCCATACCGAAATCGCGCCTATCTGTATCATGCCTAACTACCAGGGCTATTACAGCATTGCGGTAAAAATGGATATGCGCAACTCGAAAGAAACACTGGCAGCACTGGACAAGATCTGGAACCAAACCTTTCCTGAGGAGTTGTATTCGTACCAGTTTCTGGATGATAGCATAGCCCGTTTTTATGAGATGGATAACATACTGCTAAACCTGATAGAAGCCTTTGCCGGTATAGCCATCATTATCGGTTGCCTTGGTTTATATGGCCTGGTATCATTTATGGCTGTGCGCAAAACTAAAGAGATTGGCGTGCGCAAGGTGCTGGGTGCCAATATCAGCAGCATTTTGTGGCTGTTTGGCAAGGAATTCAGCATCTTGTTGCTTATTGCTTTTGTAATAGCCGCGCCGCTGGCCTGGTGGGCAATGCACAATTATTTAAAAGATTTTCAATACCGCATCAGTATTGGGCCCGAAATATTTGTGATGTCGATCCTGTCAACGTTCGTTATCGCATGGATTACGGTAGGGTATAGGGCTACTGCGGCAGCGTTGGCTAATCCGGTTAAAAGTTTGCGGTCGGAGTGA
- a CDS encoding ABC transporter permease, whose amino-acid sequence MIKNYFKTAWRNIWKSKVFSAINIFGLAVGMAACIVIVLFVSYEKSFDNLHAKNIYRLNEVQKFEGMGASQKVALSMFPMGPTLKADFPEIKNFTRVRWQQKFPLNYGMKRVYMPQVFFVDSMFLKMFDFKLIRGDRETALLRPRSVLLTEDAAKRIFGNEDPMGKTITNYGQDTISYAVTGILDNTPKNSQLQFDCLFSFSSIYKPWMFTNWGGNWLNTYLELAPGTNVAALEKKFPAYLEKYRGKGGSKNYELFLLSLKDVHANSADIGLDYINYQKFDKHITNLFTVIGIIVLVIACINFINLSTARSSERAKEVGVRKSIGAGRFQLAMQFLGETVLLSLIALIFACVLVTFAIPFINSLSQRDISLPLHDNRMLIGLILISTVLVGIVSGIYPALFLSSFQPVKVLKGAFASVGGNKVPLRNILVVGQFTSAVILMIATVFVIKQLNFMQKKDPGFNRDQIVNVPLSLIPQNKYDLFKQELQSNTLVQGVTASQDILGSHLDQTGISFKLGDSPLRQLTSTLLVVDNNYLDLYKIKLAMGNNFSKDTSAVWKQYIINEALAKELLKDHKGKNMESLLGQRFGFDSLGVITGIAKDFNFNSLHYKIETLFLVNGKGFSQMSVKINGARAKEAVAFIQATWMKQFPGVPFEYQFLDDHFNEVYSVDNQVSTVVSILAGLIIIISCLGLFGLASYSAEKRVKEIGVRKVLGASVQNIVLLLSGHFVKLVLIANVIAWPIAFYGMSRWLQDFAYRIDISWWVFGIAGLVSLLIAFATVSFQAIKAAVANPVKSLRSE is encoded by the coding sequence ATGATAAAAAATTATTTCAAAACCGCGTGGCGGAACATCTGGAAAAGCAAGGTTTTTTCGGCTATTAACATTTTTGGCCTTGCCGTGGGGATGGCGGCCTGTATTGTTATTGTGCTTTTTGTGAGCTATGAAAAAAGTTTCGATAACCTGCACGCCAAAAACATATACCGTTTAAACGAGGTGCAGAAGTTTGAGGGAATGGGCGCATCGCAAAAAGTGGCTTTATCCATGTTTCCGATGGGGCCCACTTTAAAGGCCGACTTCCCCGAAATAAAAAACTTTACCCGTGTGCGCTGGCAGCAAAAATTTCCACTTAATTACGGTATGAAGCGGGTATACATGCCGCAGGTATTTTTTGTTGATTCGATGTTTTTAAAAATGTTTGATTTTAAGCTCATCCGGGGCGACAGGGAAACTGCCTTACTTAGGCCGCGCAGCGTGTTGCTAACCGAAGATGCTGCCAAACGCATCTTTGGTAATGAAGACCCTATGGGCAAAACCATTACCAATTACGGGCAGGATACCATAAGCTATGCGGTTACCGGCATATTGGACAATACCCCTAAAAATTCGCAATTGCAGTTTGATTGCCTGTTTTCGTTCAGCAGCATTTATAAACCGTGGATGTTTACCAACTGGGGCGGCAACTGGCTCAATACTTACCTTGAACTTGCTCCGGGTACAAACGTAGCGGCTTTAGAAAAGAAGTTTCCGGCTTATCTTGAAAAATACCGGGGCAAGGGCGGCTCAAAAAATTATGAGCTTTTCCTTTTATCTCTGAAAGATGTGCATGCCAACTCGGCCGATATCGGGTTGGATTATATCAATTATCAAAAGTTTGATAAACATATCACCAACCTGTTTACAGTAATAGGCATTATTGTGCTGGTGATAGCCTGTATTAATTTCATAAACCTTTCAACCGCGCGCTCGTCCGAGCGGGCTAAGGAGGTAGGCGTACGTAAATCCATTGGTGCAGGCCGCTTTCAACTGGCTATGCAGTTTTTGGGTGAAACGGTGCTGTTATCGTTGATAGCTTTGATATTTGCCTGTGTGCTTGTAACTTTTGCTATCCCTTTTATCAATAGCTTAAGCCAGCGGGACATCAGTTTGCCGCTGCACGATAACCGGATGCTTATCGGTTTGATATTAATAAGCACCGTGTTGGTTGGTATTGTATCGGGTATTTACCCCGCTTTGTTTCTATCATCCTTCCAGCCAGTTAAAGTTTTGAAGGGAGCGTTTGCTTCCGTAGGGGGAAATAAAGTGCCGTTGCGTAATATTTTGGTAGTTGGGCAGTTTACCAGCGCGGTGATTTTGATGATTGCTACGGTGTTTGTGATCAAACAGCTCAATTTTATGCAGAAAAAAGATCCCGGTTTTAACCGCGATCAGATTGTGAATGTGCCGTTAAGCCTCATCCCACAAAATAAATACGATCTGTTTAAGCAGGAATTACAATCAAATACCCTGGTACAAGGCGTTACCGCCTCGCAGGATATTTTGGGTAGCCATCTTGACCAAACCGGCATTTCTTTTAAACTGGGCGATTCGCCATTACGCCAGCTTACTTCAACCTTGCTGGTGGTTGATAATAACTACCTCGATCTGTATAAGATTAAACTGGCGATGGGCAATAATTTCTCTAAAGATACCTCGGCTGTTTGGAAGCAGTATATTATTAACGAAGCGCTGGCTAAGGAACTGCTGAAAGATCATAAAGGTAAAAATATGGAATCATTGTTGGGCCAACGCTTTGGTTTTGATTCGTTGGGAGTGATTACGGGTATCGCCAAAGATTTTAACTTTAACTCCCTGCATTATAAAATTGAAACCCTGTTTTTGGTAAACGGAAAAGGTTTCAGCCAGATGTCGGTTAAAATTAACGGTGCCAGGGCTAAGGAAGCAGTGGCCTTTATACAGGCTACCTGGATGAAGCAGTTTCCGGGTGTGCCTTTCGAATACCAGTTTTTGGACGATCATTTTAACGAAGTTTACAGCGTTGATAACCAGGTAAGCACCGTAGTAAGTATTTTGGCGGGACTGATTATCATCATATCTTGCCTGGGCTTATTCGGCCTTGCGTCTTACTCCGCCGAAAAACGGGTTAAAGAAATTGGCGTACGCAAAGTGCTTGGCGCTTCGGTACAAAATATCGTGCTGCTGCTTTCGGGGCATTTTGTAAAACTGGTGCTGATAGCTAATGTAATAGCATGGCCTATCGCGTTTTACGGGATGAGCAGGTGGTTGCAGGATTTTGCCTACCGCATTGATATCAGCTGGTGGGTATTCGGCATTGCCGGCCTGGTTTCGCTGCTTATTGCCTTTGCAACGGTAAGTTTCCAGGCCATTAAAGCCGCGGTAGCTAACCCGGTTAAAAGTCTGCGTTCCGAGTGA